The Syntrophorhabdaceae bacterium genome segment AATAGGACATTTCTATTTTGGTGAAAATAGGACATTTCTATTTTGGCTTTACAATAGGATTATTTATCATTGACTATATAATTTTTTTCCATTATCTTATAGGATTATGTTTGAAAGACTTCAGGAGAAATTAGAGACAACATTCAAAAAGCTGAGGGGTTACGGTAAGTTATCAGAGGATAATATAAAGGACTCCTTAAGAGAGGTGCGGGTTGCCCTTCTCGAGGCAGATGTAAATTACAAGGTTGCAAAGGATTTTCTCGAAAAAATAAAGGAAAAGGCACTTGGTTCAGATGTCCTAACAAGTATAACCCCAGGACAGCAATTCATAAAGATAGTTTACGATGAACTTTGTGAGTTATTGGGAAAGGTGAATGCCCCTATCGATGTCTCAGGCTCCCCACCTGTTGCCATACTCCTTGCAGGACTTCAGGGTTCTGGAAAGACTACTACTGCTGGTAAGCTTGCCCTTTTTTTGAGAAAAAAAGGTAGGAAATCGCTCCTCGTTCCTACAGACATCTATAGACCTGCAGCTATTGAACAGTTAACAAAGATAGGCAACCAGATAGGCATAAGCACTTTTCCTGTAAAGGATATAAAAAACCCTGTTGTCCTCTGCACAGAGGCAAAGGCATATGCCATGAAGAACGGCTTTGATACCATCATAGTGGATACAGCTGGAAGACTCCATATAAACGAGGAGATGGTAGAGGAGCTCGTAAATCAAAAAAAGATCCTGAGCCCGAAAGAGACCCTTCTTGTTATAGACTCTATGACAGGTCAGGATGCAGTGGGTATAGCAAGGACATTTCATGAAAGGCTTGGCATAGACGGTGTGATCCTCACCAAACTCGACGGTGATACAAGAGGAGGTGCTGCCCTTTCTATAAGGGCAGTAACAGGAAGACCCATCAAACTCATAGGTATAGGAGAAAAACTCGATGCCCTTGAACCGTTTCACCCTGAGAGGATGGCATCCCGTATACTCGGTATGGGTGATGTAATATCCCTTGTGGAAAAGGCACAGGAGGTCTTCGATGAGAAACAGGCAAGGGACCTGGAAAAGAGGATTAAAAAGGATGAATTTACCCTGGAGGATTTCAGGGATCAGATAAAACAGATGAAAAAGCTCGGTTCCTTAGAGTCAATAATAAGTATGTTTCCTGGCCTTAATAAAATGAAGGGGGCTATAAACTTTCAGGAGGCAGAGAAGGATATAAAAAAGATAGAGGCCATCATCAATTCCATGACAAAAAAGGAGAGACTCTATCCACAAATCATTGACGGCAGCAGAAGGCTCCGTATATCAAAGGGCAGCGGGACAAAGGTGCAGGATGTGAATGACCTGCTTAAGAGATATGCAGAGACAAAAAAGATGATAAAGAAATTTACAAAAGGCGGCATGAAGGGCCTGCCTAAACAACTATTCTTCAGATAGGAGGTGGCAATATTGGCTGTAAAATTCAGACTGGCGCGCTATGGCACAAAGAAGAAACCTTTTTACAGAATTGTGGTTGCAGACAGCATCTATCCAAGAGACGGAAGGTTTATCGAGAATGTGGGAACCTATGATCCTTTAAGAGATCCTGCCCAGATCACCCTCAACAGGGAAAAGATAAAGGCATGGTATAAGAAAGGTGCAAAGCCCACAAAAACTGTAGAAAACATCTTTAAGAAAGAAGGGGTCTTGAAAGAATTAACACTATAATTTTCGGAGGTGGGATATGCTAAGAGATTTAATCGAGTTCATCGCAAAGGCTTTGGTTGATAATCCCGATCAGGTGAAGGTAGCAGAGATCGAGGGAGAGAAGACATCGGTCATAGAGCTGAATGTTGCCAAGGATGACCTTGGTAAGGTAATAGGCAAGCAGGGCAGGACAGCCCGTGCCATGAGGACAATCCTCAGCGCAGCCTCTACAAAGGCAAAGAAAAGGGCAGTGCTTGAGATTATTGAATAATGAAATACATCTCTGTGGGAAGGGTAATCTCCACCCATGGTTTAAAAGGAGAGGTCAAGTTCTGGTATTATAACCATGAGAGAGATGGTTTATACAGATATGACTCTTTTCTTGTTAAGCAAAAGAATGAGTGGATAGAACTCAAACCAGAGCGCATAAGGTTTCAAAAAGATACGTTTTATATAAAATTTTCTGGATATGATGGTCTTGAGAAGGTCACTTCCTTTATAAACAGGGAGCTTTTTGTAAAGGAAGAGGACCTTCCCGAGCTTGAACCAGATGAATACTATGAATATCAGCTCATAGGTCTTGATGTAATAAATCAGGAAGGGAAAATACTGGGGAAGGTGGATTATATAATCCATACAAGGGCAAATGATGTTATGGTGGTAAAAGGAGAAAAGGAGATACTGATCCCTATGGTAGATATTTATATATCAACTATTGATGTAGAACAGTCTGTTATAAAGGTGGAAGGAGACGATTTCCTTGTATGATCTTTTCAATTTTAACCCTATTTCCACGGATCTTTGACTCACCCCTTAAAGAAAGCATATTAAAAAAGGCAACAGATAACGGAATTATAAGGTTCAATATGGTAAATATAAGGGATTTTGCAGAAGATACCCATAGGACCTGTGACGATACACCCTATGGTGGCGGACCCGGTATGATAATGAAGATAGAACCCATTTATAAGGCAATGGGTCATGTAGAAAAGGAGTTTGGTAGACCCCACTATATACTTCTTACACCACAGGGTAGGGTATTCTCTCAGTATACTGCCAAAAGGCTATCTAAAAAGGCACATCTCTGTTTTATATGCGGCAGGTATGAAGGCATAGATGAGAGGATTGTAGAATTTGTTGACGAAGAGATCTCCATAGGGGATTATATCTTATCCAGTGGAGAGATAACCGCCCTTGTCCTTATCGATAGTATTGCGAGACTTATACCAGGGGTTCTGGGCAATACTGATTCTACCATTACTGAGAGCCTTGAAGAGTCCCTTCTTGAATATCCCCAATATACAAGGCCTGAAATATTTATGGATATGGAGGTCCCTAAGGTTTTGCTCTCTGGCAATCATGATGAGATAAGGAGGTGGAGGAGAAAGGAGTCCATCAGAAAGACCATTGTAAGAAGACCCGACCTTATGGAGAGGTTTAATCCAAGCAAAGAGGATGAGGTCTTTATAAGGGAGATTATGGAGGAGCTTTCTGGATAATATATACATAGCCGTTGTCCATTACCCTGTTTATAACAAGAACAGAGAGATTGTAGCCACAAGTCTCAACAATCTTGAGCTTCATGATATTGCGAGATGTTGCATGACTTTTGGGATTAAAATGTGCTATATTGTTACTCCTCTTTTAAAGCAGAGGATGATAATGGAAAGACTTATAGACCATTGGACACATGGATATGGTGCTGATTATAACCCTGTAAGGGCTGTAGCCCTCAATACCATTACCATCAGGGAAAGCCTTGAAGCTGTCATAGAGGAGACAAAAACAGATGGTGAGCTTTTTATCGTAGGGACATCATCTAAAAAAAGGCCTCAGAAAGGTATTGGGTTTGAGGATATGAGGAAGCTTGTGCATGAAGAAAAAAGGCATGTCCTTATCCTTTTCGGAACAGGCTGGGGTTTAACCGATGAAACCATAAATCTCTGTGATAGGGTGCTTGAACCTATAGTTGGTTCAGGTGATTATAATCACCTGTCTTTGAGGGTGGCTATCGGAATAGTAATTGATAGAATACTTGGCAAAAGAGGAGGCAACCATGAACGAAACAATTGATTTAATCGAAAAGGAGCATATGAGGCTCGACCTTCCAGATGTAAATGTGGGCAACAATGTGAAGGTATATACAAAGATATTCGAGGGAGACAAAGAGCGTGTCCAGATGTTTGAGGGTGTTGTCATAAGGAAGAGGGGTGGAAACACAAGGGCAACGTTCACGGTAAGAAAGATATCTTATGGTATAGGGATAGAGAAGACCTTTCCAATTCATTCGCCCCTTATAGAAAAGATTGAGATTACAAGCAAGAGCAAGGTGAGAAGGGCAAAGCTCTACTATCTCAGAAACCTGAAAGGTAAGGCAGCAAAGCTAAAAGAGAAAAGGGATTAATGGGCTGCCATCTCAAGGGTCTTATTGCCGGTATTGATGAGGCAGGCAGGGGACCACTTGCAGGTCCTGTGGTATCTGCGTGTGTCATATGGGATAATGCCCCTGAAAATCACTGTGGCATAAACGATTCAAAATTATTGAACAAAAAGACAAGAGAAGAGCTTTTTGATTGGATTATTCATAATGCCTATGGAATAGGCATAGGTTTGGCAGACCATGAAGAGATAGAAAGGATGAACATACTTGAGGCGAGCCTCCTTTCTATGGAAAGGGCATTGAATGACGCTGGTATTCATCCTGATTTAATACTTATTGATGGAAATCACAGTATAAAAGGTCATCCCCGGACAAAGACCATAATAAAAGGCGACAGAAAATGTTTTTTTATTGCCTGTGCATCCATAATCGCCAAGGTAACAAGGGATAGGATAATGGATGGATACCACAAAATGTATCCTCTATATAATTTCAGAGAGAACAAAGGTTATCCCACAAAAGACCATAGGCTTGCCATAAAAGAATACGGCATATCACCTATCCACAGAAAGACATTCAAGGGGGTTAAGGAATATATTGGCCATTGATAAAAGAGAAGAAGGAAAAAAAGGAGAGGATAGGGCAGTTAAGATTCTTAAATCAGAAGGATATAAGATTCTGGAAAGGAATTATATAAACCCATTTGGTGAGATAGACATCATAGCAGAGGAGGGAGGTTATCTGGTGTTTGTAGAGGTAAAAAAGAGAAACACGGATACCTTTGGCGACCCTCTCCATGCTATAAATGATATAAAAAAAAGGCATATGATCAGATCGGCCCAGTATTATCTCAAATCTCACAAGATGTTGAACAAAAAGGCAAGGTTTGATGTGGTAGGAATAACAAGGCATAATGTGAAGATTGTCAAGAATGCATTTTTACTGGAATAACCTTTGTTTTTATAAGTACCTTGAATCATTATACATATGTTCGATAAAGATATAAAAGAGCTTCTTGAAAAGGTAAGTAAAGGTTTAATCTCTCCAGAACAAGCCCATGAGCGACTAAAATATATACCCTTTGAGGATTTAAATCATACAAAGATAGACCACCATAGGACAATAAGAAAAGGTCTACAAGAGGTTGTTTTCGGTAAAGGCAAGACATTAGAAGAGCTTATGGAGATCATAGAGGCATTGAGAAGACAAAATCAGGATGTCCTTATAACACGTATTGATGAAGATATTGGCGCTATCCTTTGCAGGAGGTTTGAATCGGGTATATACAACAAAAGGGCAAGGTGTTTTTATATAAAGGAAGATAACACCATCTCTGGCAAGGGAACTGTCCTTATTGTTTCTGCCGGGACAAGTGATATGCATGTGGCCGAGGAGGCATATATCACCTCCTTGTTTTTCGGCAATACCACAGAAAGATTGTATGATGTAGGCATAGCAGGTATACACAGACTATTAGACCATCTTCCCGTATTAAGAAATGCGAGGGTTATCATAGCCGTTGCCGGTATGGAGGGTGCCCTTCCATCGGTGATTGGAGGCCTTGTAGGTGTTCCTGTGATAGGTGTTCCAACGAGTGTAGGATACGGCGCAAGTTTAGGTGGGTTAGCCGCCCTTTTTGCCATGCTCAATTCATGCTCTACCATAGGGGTATTCAATATAGACAATGGTTTTGGCGCC includes the following:
- the ffh gene encoding signal recognition particle protein; translation: MFERLQEKLETTFKKLRGYGKLSEDNIKDSLREVRVALLEADVNYKVAKDFLEKIKEKALGSDVLTSITPGQQFIKIVYDELCELLGKVNAPIDVSGSPPVAILLAGLQGSGKTTTAGKLALFLRKKGRKSLLVPTDIYRPAAIEQLTKIGNQIGISTFPVKDIKNPVVLCTEAKAYAMKNGFDTIIVDTAGRLHINEEMVEELVNQKKILSPKETLLVIDSMTGQDAVGIARTFHERLGIDGVILTKLDGDTRGGAALSIRAVTGRPIKLIGIGEKLDALEPFHPERMASRILGMGDVISLVEKAQEVFDEKQARDLEKRIKKDEFTLEDFRDQIKQMKKLGSLESIISMFPGLNKMKGAINFQEAEKDIKKIEAIINSMTKKERLYPQIIDGSRRLRISKGSGTKVQDVNDLLKRYAETKKMIKKFTKGGMKGLPKQLFFR
- the rpsP gene encoding 30S ribosomal protein S16, which gives rise to MAVKFRLARYGTKKKPFYRIVVADSIYPRDGRFIENVGTYDPLRDPAQITLNREKIKAWYKKGAKPTKTVENIFKKEGVLKELTL
- a CDS encoding KH domain-containing protein; this encodes MLRDLIEFIAKALVDNPDQVKVAEIEGEKTSVIELNVAKDDLGKVIGKQGRTARAMRTILSAASTKAKKRAVLEIIE
- the rimM gene encoding ribosome maturation factor RimM (Essential for efficient processing of 16S rRNA) yields the protein MKYISVGRVISTHGLKGEVKFWYYNHERDGLYRYDSFLVKQKNEWIELKPERIRFQKDTFYIKFSGYDGLEKVTSFINRELFVKEEDLPELEPDEYYEYQLIGLDVINQEGKILGKVDYIIHTRANDVMVVKGEKEILIPMVDIYISTIDVEQSVIKVEGDDFLV
- the trmD gene encoding tRNA (guanosine(37)-N1)-methyltransferase TrmD, with amino-acid sequence MIFSILTLFPRIFDSPLKESILKKATDNGIIRFNMVNIRDFAEDTHRTCDDTPYGGGPGMIMKIEPIYKAMGHVEKEFGRPHYILLTPQGRVFSQYTAKRLSKKAHLCFICGRYEGIDERIVEFVDEEISIGDYILSSGEITALVLIDSIARLIPGVLGNTDSTITESLEESLLEYPQYTRPEIFMDMEVPKVLLSGNHDEIRRWRRKESIRKTIVRRPDLMERFNPSKEDEVFIREIMEELSG
- a CDS encoding RNA methyltransferase; protein product: MAVVHYPVYNKNREIVATSLNNLELHDIARCCMTFGIKMCYIVTPLLKQRMIMERLIDHWTHGYGADYNPVRAVALNTITIRESLEAVIEETKTDGELFIVGTSSKKRPQKGIGFEDMRKLVHEEKRHVLILFGTGWGLTDETINLCDRVLEPIVGSGDYNHLSLRVAIGIVIDRILGKRGGNHERNN
- the rplS gene encoding 50S ribosomal protein L19; translation: MNETIDLIEKEHMRLDLPDVNVGNNVKVYTKIFEGDKERVQMFEGVVIRKRGGNTRATFTVRKISYGIGIEKTFPIHSPLIEKIEITSKSKVRRAKLYYLRNLKGKAAKLKEKRD
- a CDS encoding ribonuclease HII; the protein is MGCHLKGLIAGIDEAGRGPLAGPVVSACVIWDNAPENHCGINDSKLLNKKTREELFDWIIHNAYGIGIGLADHEEIERMNILEASLLSMERALNDAGIHPDLILIDGNHSIKGHPRTKTIIKGDRKCFFIACASIIAKVTRDRIMDGYHKMYPLYNFRENKGYPTKDHRLAIKEYGISPIHRKTFKGVKEYIGH
- a CDS encoding YraN family protein; this translates as MAIDKREEGKKGEDRAVKILKSEGYKILERNYINPFGEIDIIAEEGGYLVFVEVKKRNTDTFGDPLHAINDIKKRHMIRSAQYYLKSHKMLNKKARFDVVGITRHNVKIVKNAFLLE
- the larB gene encoding nickel pincer cofactor biosynthesis protein LarB; this translates as MFDKDIKELLEKVSKGLISPEQAHERLKYIPFEDLNHTKIDHHRTIRKGLQEVVFGKGKTLEELMEIIEALRRQNQDVLITRIDEDIGAILCRRFESGIYNKRARCFYIKEDNTISGKGTVLIVSAGTSDMHVAEEAYITSLFFGNTTERLYDVGIAGIHRLLDHLPVLRNARVIIAVAGMEGALPSVIGGLVGVPVIGVPTSVGYGASLGGLAALFAMLNSCSTIGVFNIDNGFGAAYFATLINRL